One Mesomycoplasma molare genomic window carries:
- the argS gene encoding arginine--tRNA ligase, producing MQNKIIEALEEVLKELKVSKNVVLTKSKDFGDYSTNLAMTLKKELNLTPMEIAELIVNKIDKEKYFISNIVIAKPGFINFFVKNTFFVDETNKILNLENKYGQLEQNQKINLEFVSVNPTGFLHLGHARGAALGATLANILSFAGNKVIKEYYVNDAGNQIDILAESVFARYQQHFGKKYPMPENSYVGADVKWAAHVIIKLFKDKFVNSDLNDKKVKDFFKKASVSIMLGQIKRDLSLFGITFDKFFSEKTLYKNKKIDNALLKLKNTYNKDGALWLKTSDYGDDKDRVLIKKDGSYTYFLPDIAYHNEKMLADNGVDKLINVWGADHIGYIKRMEIAIDQLGFDSKKQFKVLTCQIVRLMKDGTELKMSKRKGVTFTARELIELVGKDAARFFMIDRSENSGLDFDVKLALESSQKNPVFMIQYAYARANQLLAKTHFKTFSAKSFINENETKLVNTLKDFPELIKKISVNYKIHLLPEYLIRLAKDFNSFYSNSKIIGEEREESLIALVKATKIVLKNGLDLIGVSAPERM from the coding sequence ATGCAAAATAAAATTATAGAAGCATTAGAAGAAGTACTGAAAGAATTAAAAGTTTCTAAAAATGTAGTATTAACTAAATCGAAAGATTTTGGTGACTATTCTACAAATTTAGCTATGACTCTTAAAAAAGAATTAAACTTAACTCCTATGGAAATAGCTGAATTAATAGTTAATAAAATAGATAAAGAAAAATATTTTATATCTAATATAGTTATAGCTAAACCTGGATTTATTAATTTTTTCGTTAAAAATACTTTTTTTGTTGATGAAACAAATAAGATTTTAAATCTTGAAAATAAATATGGACAACTTGAACAAAATCAAAAAATAAACTTAGAATTTGTTTCAGTAAATCCTACAGGTTTTTTACATTTAGGACACGCCAGAGGAGCAGCTTTAGGAGCTACATTAGCTAATATTCTTTCTTTTGCTGGTAATAAAGTAATAAAAGAATATTATGTAAATGATGCAGGTAATCAAATTGATATATTGGCAGAATCAGTTTTTGCAAGATATCAGCAACATTTTGGTAAAAAATATCCAATGCCGGAAAATTCTTACGTAGGAGCAGATGTTAAGTGAGCTGCCCATGTAATAATTAAATTATTTAAAGATAAATTTGTAAACTCTGATTTAAATGATAAAAAAGTAAAAGATTTTTTCAAAAAAGCTTCAGTATCTATTATGTTAGGACAAATAAAAAGAGATTTGTCTTTATTTGGAATAACTTTTGACAAATTCTTTAGTGAAAAAACGTTATACAAAAATAAAAAAATCGATAATGCTTTATTAAAGTTAAAAAATACTTATAACAAAGATGGTGCTCTTTGATTAAAAACTAGTGATTATGGTGATGATAAGGATAGGGTTTTAATAAAAAAAGATGGTAGCTATACTTATTTTTTACCAGATATTGCTTATCATAATGAAAAAATGTTAGCAGATAATGGTGTGGACAAATTAATAAATGTTTGGGGTGCAGACCACATTGGGTATATTAAAAGAATGGAAATCGCAATAGATCAGTTAGGTTTTGATTCGAAAAAACAATTTAAGGTTTTAACTTGTCAGATAGTTCGTCTAATGAAAGATGGAACTGAGTTAAAAATGTCAAAAAGAAAAGGTGTAACTTTTACAGCTAGAGAATTAATCGAATTAGTCGGAAAAGATGCAGCCAGATTTTTCATGATAGATAGAAGTGAAAATTCAGGATTAGACTTCGATGTAAAATTAGCGTTAGAATCAAGCCAAAAAAATCCAGTATTTATGATTCAATATGCTTATGCTAGAGCGAATCAATTGCTAGCAAAAACCCATTTTAAAACATTTAGTGCTAAAAGTTTTATTAATGAAAATGAAACAAAATTAGTAAATACACTAAAAGATTTTCCTGAATTAATAAAAAAAATAAGTGTAAATTATAAAATTCATTTATTGCCCGAATACTTAATAAGATTAGCAAAAGACTTTAATTCTTTTTATTCTAACTCTAAAATAATAGGAGAAGAAAGAGAAGAAAGTTTAATCGCTTTAGTGAAAGCAACTAAAATAGTATTAAAAAATGGATTAGATTTAATTGGGGTTTCTGCTCCAGAAAGGATGTAA
- the rpmE gene encoding 50S ribosomal protein L31 produces MKKDIHPEYQTVKSVCSTCSTEFTFGSTVSKFSVDVCSGCHSFYTGDKSMARATGRIERFNRMAAFAKNLKK; encoded by the coding sequence ATGAAAAAAGATATTCATCCAGAATACCAAACTGTTAAATCTGTTTGTTCAACTTGTTCAACAGAATTTACATTTGGTTCTACTGTTTCAAAATTTTCTGTTGATGTTTGTTCAGGATGCCATTCATTTTACACAGGTGATAAATCTATGGCAAGAGCAACCGGAAGAATTGAAAGATTTAATAGAATGGCTGCTTTCGCTAAAAATCTTAAAAAATAA
- a CDS encoding IS30 family transposase → MLYERINTLELPVESITFDNGIEFNAVGILAKKLGIKIYKADKYASFQRGTNENFNGIVRRVYKKGTDFNKVSREEILNLEKE, encoded by the coding sequence GTGCTTTATGAAAGAATAAATACACTAGAATTACCTGTTGAAAGTATTACTTTTGATAATGGAATTGAATTTAATGCGGTTGGAATATTAGCGAAAAAATTAGGAATTAAAATTTATAAAGCCGATAAATACGCTTCTTTTCAAAGAGGAACCAATGAAAATTTTAACGGAATTGTAAGAAGGGTTTATAAGAAAGGAACTGACTTTAATAAAGTTTCTAGAGAAGAAATATTAAATCTTGAAAAAGAATAA
- a CDS encoding bifunctional 5,10-methylenetetrahydrofolate dehydrogenase/5,10-methenyltetrahydrofolate cyclohydrolase, whose protein sequence is MKEKNKYKILSGIEASKHYSELLKNLFISLNEPTIFKIIQVGDLAASNKYINNKIKKAKELGIEAILVKLDASISQEDLKTIVQNEALSCDGIIVQLPLPEHINSQEILNIVPIEKDIDGLSELNQFNFYNFKEESAFSPATARGIIMLLDYYNIPIANKKTFVIGESNLVGKPTKFLLNKKGGIVKSFNKNTGIFGSNEADVLVVAAGEANLVKTKDVKENATIIDVGINSLTNNKITGDVDFESVKHKVSAISPVPGGVGPMTVIALFYNLYDAKIRTKKTIS, encoded by the coding sequence ATGAAAGAAAAAAACAAATACAAAATATTAAGTGGTATAGAAGCTTCTAAACACTATTCTGAATTACTAAAAAATCTCTTTATTAGTTTAAATGAACCTACTATTTTTAAAATTATTCAAGTGGGAGACCTTGCAGCTTCTAATAAGTATATTAATAATAAAATTAAAAAAGCAAAAGAATTAGGTATAGAAGCTATATTAGTTAAATTAGATGCTTCTATATCTCAAGAAGATTTAAAAACAATAGTCCAAAATGAAGCTCTTTCTTGTGATGGAATTATAGTGCAATTACCCTTACCAGAGCACATAAATAGTCAAGAAATTTTAAATATAGTTCCTATTGAAAAAGATATTGACGGCCTTTCAGAACTTAACCAATTTAATTTCTACAATTTTAAAGAAGAAAGTGCTTTTTCTCCTGCAACTGCTAGAGGAATTATTATGCTTTTGGATTATTATAATATTCCAATTGCTAATAAAAAAACTTTTGTTATAGGTGAATCAAATTTAGTAGGCAAACCTACAAAATTTTTATTAAATAAAAAAGGCGGAATTGTAAAAAGTTTTAATAAAAACACAGGAATCTTTGGTTCAAACGAAGCGGATGTTTTAGTAGTGGCAGCGGGAGAGGCTAATTTAGTTAAAACTAAAGATGTAAAAGAAAATGCAACAATAATAGATGTCGGAATCAATTCGTTAACCAATAATAAAATAACAGGTGATGTAGATTTTGAAAGTGTTAAACATAAAGTATCAGCTATTTCTCCGGTACCTGGAGGAGTTGGCCCGATGACTGTTATAGCTTTATTTTATAATTTATACGATGCAAAAATTAGAACAAAAAAAACGATCAGTTAG
- a CDS encoding valine--tRNA ligase, with protein sequence MDKNFNHKEIEKNRNKKWIKKGFFSSHDNNKKPFTIILPPPNVTGKLHLGHAWDGYIQDTVIRYKKLKGYDVLFLPAVDHAGIATQTKVEELLRKQNQTRHTLGREKFLKEVWKWKDEYYSIIKKQWDKLGLALDYTNERFTLDKKANEAVLKIFVDFYNRGLIYKGYKAINWDPKQQTALSNIEIINKPTQQKMYYLKYYFENQKDFLIVATTRIETIASDVALAVHPNDKRYQNIIGKHVIHPFTKEKLPIITDSYIDKKFGSGVMKVSAHAMADIDIIQKNNLEIKESINLNGTMNELALEFKGLNRFEAREKIAEKLLKEDLIFKIEDIVSNVGYSERSNEVVEIIMSKQWFVKMDDLSKLLLDHLKTKDAVKFYPSRFNKVIKRWIENVYDWTISRQLWWGHRIPAWYKDGEMKVQIDSPGAGWTQDEDVLDTWFSSGLAPFVFLGWPQSEEKIQKYFPTSLLVTGWDIIFFWVARMYFFSLDIMKDKPFDQVLLHGLIRDEKGQKMSKSLGNGIDPMDVIETHGTDILREALIFNSTPGQDIKFSNDKLDSAWILNNKLWNIIKYIYELENVQKTKISDKDKWISNKLYVLNKNIDKFMKKYDFTLIYKSIHKFIFEDLSSWYIELSKTEPNKTFALELIKKLLVILHPFIPFLTDYLFEKLFNSELLENDNIKIKKYKDIDYIDNVIEVVKNIRQYREKYNISKKEIIGYYISNSNFDEKSISMINNMCNAKVEENNVSLLKTDNFEIYINLSIEHQNKEKERIRNEIKTIEFEIQRAENMLKNQNFISKAPKEKVENEEKKLKLYKEKLKLYKEKLN encoded by the coding sequence ATGGATAAGAATTTTAATCATAAAGAGATAGAAAAAAATAGAAATAAAAAGTGAATAAAAAAAGGTTTTTTTTCTTCACACGATAATAATAAAAAGCCATTCACCATTATTTTGCCACCGCCAAATGTTACAGGTAAATTACATTTAGGACATGCATGAGATGGTTATATTCAGGACACTGTTATTAGATATAAAAAACTAAAAGGATATGATGTTTTATTTTTACCAGCAGTAGATCATGCTGGAATTGCTACTCAAACTAAAGTAGAAGAACTTTTAAGAAAACAAAATCAAACTAGACACACTTTAGGTAGAGAAAAATTCTTAAAAGAAGTTTGAAAATGAAAAGATGAATATTATTCTATTATCAAAAAGCAATGAGATAAATTAGGATTAGCTTTAGACTATACTAATGAACGATTTACCTTAGACAAAAAAGCAAATGAAGCTGTATTGAAAATATTTGTCGATTTTTACAATAGAGGACTAATTTATAAAGGATACAAAGCAATAAATTGAGATCCTAAACAACAAACAGCTTTATCTAATATTGAAATAATTAATAAACCCACACAACAAAAAATGTATTATTTAAAATACTATTTTGAAAACCAAAAAGATTTTTTAATAGTTGCAACCACTAGAATCGAAACAATAGCATCAGATGTTGCTTTAGCAGTACACCCTAATGATAAAAGATATCAAAATATTATAGGAAAGCATGTAATCCACCCTTTTACTAAAGAGAAATTACCTATAATAACCGATTCTTATATTGATAAAAAATTTGGTTCTGGAGTTATGAAAGTTTCCGCACATGCCATGGCGGATATAGACATTATTCAAAAAAATAATTTAGAAATTAAAGAATCAATAAATTTAAACGGGACTATGAATGAATTGGCTTTAGAATTTAAAGGTTTAAACCGTTTTGAAGCTAGAGAAAAAATAGCGGAAAAACTTTTAAAAGAAGATTTAATTTTTAAAATAGAAGACATAGTTTCTAATGTAGGATATTCAGAAAGAAGTAACGAAGTTGTTGAAATAATTATGTCTAAACAATGATTTGTTAAAATGGATGATTTATCGAAATTATTATTAGATCATTTAAAAACAAAAGATGCAGTAAAATTTTATCCTAGTCGTTTTAACAAAGTTATAAAAAGATGAATAGAAAATGTATATGATTGAACTATATCAAGGCAACTTTGATGAGGACATAGAATTCCTGCTTGATATAAAGATGGAGAAATGAAGGTTCAAATCGATTCTCCCGGTGCTGGTTGAACACAAGATGAAGATGTTTTAGATACATGGTTCTCTTCAGGTCTGGCTCCTTTTGTTTTTTTAGGATGACCACAATCAGAAGAAAAAATTCAAAAATATTTCCCAACTTCTTTATTAGTAACTGGATGAGATATTATTTTCTTTTGAGTAGCTAGAATGTATTTTTTCAGTTTAGACATAATGAAAGACAAGCCTTTTGATCAGGTATTACTTCATGGTTTAATAAGAGATGAAAAAGGGCAAAAAATGTCTAAATCATTAGGTAATGGTATAGACCCAATGGATGTAATTGAAACTCATGGTACAGATATTTTAAGAGAAGCTTTAATTTTTAATTCTACGCCAGGGCAAGATATTAAATTTTCTAATGATAAGTTAGATTCTGCTTGAATTTTAAATAATAAATTATGAAATATAATTAAATATATTTACGAATTAGAAAATGTTCAAAAAACAAAAATAAGTGATAAAGATAAGTGAATATCTAATAAGCTATATGTATTGAACAAAAACATAGATAAATTTATGAAAAAATATGATTTTACTTTAATATATAAATCTATTCATAAATTTATTTTTGAAGATTTATCTTCATGATACATAGAATTATCAAAAACAGAACCTAATAAAACTTTTGCTTTAGAGCTTATTAAAAAACTTTTAGTTATACTACATCCATTTATCCCGTTCTTAACAGATTATTTATTTGAAAAATTATTTAACAGTGAACTATTAGAAAATGATAATATAAAAATAAAAAAATATAAAGATATTGATTATATTGATAATGTTATTGAAGTAGTAAAAAACATAAGACAATACAGAGAAAAATATAATATTTCTAAAAAAGAAATAATTGGTTATTACATATCTAATTCTAATTTTGATGAAAAATCAATTTCTATGATAAATAATATGTGTAATGCAAAAGTTGAAGAAAACAATGTTTCATTATTAAAAACAGATAATTTTGAAATATATATTAATTTATCAATAGAGCATCAAAACAAAGAAAAAGAAAGAATTAGAAACGAAATTAAAACAATTGAATTTGAAATTCAAAGAGCAGAAAATATGCTAAAAAACCAAAATTTTATTTCTAAAGCGCCAAAAGAAAAAGTTGAAAATGAAGAAAAAAAATTAAAATTATATAAAGAGAAATTAAAATTATATAAAGAGAAATTAAACTAA
- a CDS encoding MazG nucleotide pyrophosphohydrolase domain-containing protein: MKKELTIKQLQEYLYEIYKNKANNVRMLTKLTEEVGEVAEAIAIKEGWKQNKQNVSLEEELADIIHYTVALASINNINLSEVIIRKDKEAAKRYEHEYNLEEFIKKNK; this comes from the coding sequence ATGAAAAAAGAATTAACAATAAAACAATTGCAAGAATATTTATATGAAATTTATAAAAATAAAGCAAATAATGTAAGAATGCTAACTAAATTAACAGAAGAAGTAGGAGAAGTAGCTGAAGCTATTGCTATTAAAGAAGGCTGAAAACAGAATAAGCAAAATGTTTCATTAGAAGAAGAATTAGCAGACATTATTCATTACACTGTTGCTTTAGCTAGTATAAACAATATAAATCTTAGCGAAGTTATAATTCGTAAAGACAAAGAAGCTGCTAAAAGATATGAACACGAGTATAATTTAGAAGAATTTATTAAAAAAAATAAATAA
- a CDS encoding nucleotide exchange factor GrpE, which translates to MEEKNNNNNSNNSTENQNKETNKPKNNNFKNKKNKRNINKKNNKKEENVSLSEKQKIKITLLELEIAKLKMEIEKNNEELRTKALELQNKAKEEIQKHKDETSSKFELELTNIKKYGIQKFFESFLIPLKNLELAIQAGEKQDNSAVQNYVKGFSMLLKQMELIFSDFGIQKIEPFVGENYNPELHEVFETEENSQLKDKIVSIKSNGYKLYDRVVKPASVIVGK; encoded by the coding sequence ATGGAAGAAAAAAATAATAATAACAACAGCAATAATAGTACTGAAAATCAAAATAAAGAAACTAATAAACCTAAAAATAATAATTTTAAAAATAAAAAAAATAAAAGAAATATTAATAAAAAAAACAATAAAAAAGAGGAAAACGTTTCTCTTTCAGAAAAACAAAAAATTAAAATTACATTATTAGAGCTAGAAATAGCAAAACTAAAAATGGAAATTGAAAAAAATAATGAAGAATTAAGAACCAAAGCTTTAGAATTACAAAATAAAGCTAAAGAAGAAATTCAAAAGCATAAAGATGAAACTTCTTCAAAATTTGAATTGGAATTAACAAATATAAAAAAATATGGAATCCAAAAGTTTTTTGAATCTTTCTTAATACCTTTAAAAAATTTAGAATTAGCTATTCAAGCGGGAGAAAAACAAGATAATTCAGCCGTGCAAAACTATGTAAAAGGTTTTAGTATGTTATTAAAACAAATGGAATTAATATTTTCCGATTTTGGAATCCAAAAAATAGAACCTTTTGTTGGAGAAAACTATAATCCAGAACTTCATGAAGTATTTGAAACAGAAGAAAATAGTCAATTAAAAGACAAAATAGTTTCTATTAAAAGTAATGGTTATAAATTATATGATAGAGTTGTAAAACCAGCTTCGGTTATAGTGGGAAAATAG
- a CDS encoding DUF2188 domain-containing protein — protein sequence MMIKYVVNHNEGWAVKNANAERATKIFKTQKEAIDYAKKLKETTSVMIQGKDGKFRKG from the coding sequence ATGATGATAAAATACGTAGTAAATCACAACGAAGGTTGAGCTGTCAAAAACGCAAACGCTGAAAGAGCAACAAAAATTTTTAAAACACAAAAAGAAGCTATTGATTATGCTAAAAAATTAAAAGAAACAACTTCAGTTATGATTCAAGGGAAAGATGGAAAATTCAGAAAAGGATAA
- the rpoE gene encoding DNA-directed RNA polymerase subunit delta produces the protein MKTMIVLAKEILEKEREMEFEKIFSHIQEKLQEKWNVSLNANEENAIENLLVKKRGELYRLLTVDSNFKRLNDGRWTLKKY, from the coding sequence ATGAAAACAATGATTGTATTAGCAAAAGAAATACTCGAAAAAGAAAGAGAAATGGAGTTTGAAAAAATATTTTCTCACATTCAAGAGAAACTTCAAGAAAAATGAAATGTTTCTCTAAATGCAAATGAAGAAAATGCTATAGAAAATCTATTAGTTAAAAAAAGAGGAGAACTTTATAGACTTTTAACAGTAGATAGCAACTTCAAAAGACTTAACGACGGAAGATGAACATTAAAAAAATACTAA
- a CDS encoding APC family permease, producing the protein MSERKIKKIGFFVSLMILVGSVVGIGIFFKNSSIAKATNNNGIAWLLAWIIGGLISIGAALSFAEIGSFNKTRLAGLSSWAYKVNGIKAGYSVSLLYSFFYYGILVSVLGIFGSEIFFFFLSQVANFKLTDIPFWVIVVVGLIVSILFFVLNHISLKVSGYLQTFVTIVKFLPLIVAVVAGIFAIGTHNNGGRNAFEYLEKSPFGFKGIIIALPAVLFSYDAFLVSGSIRNKMKNPSKNLPLVILVGMASIVILYTLIAVSSILHQAGLVWNLLQDSLPKSTSSYIVPIVVFFILISTLGIINGLSVGFIQEIGNSVDLKIYFGSKALVNKFGKFKTELIYTFIFFAFWAILILVPAIYYNSDSVIDGVTNFPTLFFFVVYAYVIGAYALKRKDFKETKKINSILFYGAAIISILGIIVSEVVYLYLIIEDLSNSNFSTSWGLFYSDGKEIYNWVSFFMYSLLLSFCIGIVFANFYLEKLVFKRNILDDMALEIENIK; encoded by the coding sequence ATGTCGGAGAGAAAAATTAAAAAAATAGGTTTTTTTGTTTCTTTAATGATTTTAGTTGGTTCTGTTGTTGGAATTGGAATTTTCTTTAAAAATAGTTCAATTGCAAAGGCTACTAACAACAACGGAATTGCGTGATTATTAGCATGAATAATAGGAGGACTTATTTCTATTGGTGCTGCTTTAAGTTTTGCAGAAATTGGTAGTTTTAATAAAACTAGATTAGCTGGTTTATCTAGTTGAGCTTATAAAGTAAACGGAATTAAAGCCGGATATTCAGTTTCTTTACTTTATTCATTCTTTTATTATGGAATTTTAGTTAGTGTATTAGGGATATTTGGTTCAGAAATATTTTTCTTCTTTTTAAGCCAAGTTGCTAATTTTAAATTAACAGACATTCCGTTTTGAGTAATAGTTGTTGTTGGTTTAATAGTATCTATTCTCTTTTTTGTTTTAAATCACATTTCTCTAAAAGTTAGTGGTTATTTACAAACTTTTGTAACAATAGTAAAATTTTTACCATTAATTGTTGCAGTTGTAGCCGGTATTTTTGCAATCGGAACTCACAATAATGGTGGAAGAAATGCTTTTGAATACTTAGAAAAATCTCCATTTGGGTTTAAAGGTATTATTATTGCATTACCTGCGGTATTATTTTCATATGATGCTTTTCTGGTTTCTGGCTCTATAAGAAACAAGATGAAAAATCCTTCTAAGAATTTACCTTTAGTAATATTAGTAGGTATGGCTTCAATTGTTATTCTATACACTTTAATAGCTGTATCATCTATTTTACACCAAGCAGGATTAGTATGAAATTTATTACAGGATTCTTTACCTAAATCTACTTCTAGTTATATCGTTCCAATAGTTGTGTTTTTCATTTTAATATCAACATTAGGAATAATAAATGGTTTAAGTGTTGGGTTTATACAAGAGATTGGAAATTCCGTTGATTTAAAAATTTACTTTGGTTCTAAAGCTTTAGTTAATAAATTTGGTAAGTTTAAAACAGAATTAATCTACACCTTTATATTCTTTGCATTTTGAGCTATATTAATTTTAGTTCCAGCGATTTATTACAATAGTGATTCAGTAATTGATGGAGTGACAAATTTTCCTACCTTATTCTTTTTTGTAGTTTATGCTTATGTAATTGGAGCATATGCCCTAAAAAGAAAAGATTTTAAAGAAACAAAGAAAATTAATAGCATTTTATTTTATGGAGCCGCAATAATATCAATTTTAGGAATCATCGTCAGTGAAGTAGTTTATTTATATTTAATTATCGAAGACTTATCTAATAGTAATTTCTCTACTTCATGAGGATTATTTTATTCTGATGGTAAAGAAATTTATAATTGAGTATCTTTCTTTATGTATTCACTACTTCTTTCCTTCTGTATTGGTATTGTTTTTGCAAATTTCTACTTGGAAAAACTTGTTTTCAAGAGAAATATATTAGACGATATGGCATTAGAAATTGAAAATATAAAATAA
- a CDS encoding formate/nitrite transporter family protein: MHDYKSNFTNALDYGYQKTKLIWWKIFLMGMLASIYVAIAYVAYIYILSWYGNDELLRTGEFHLTGSALFVASLIFPVGLMMITILGGSLFTSDTLAMLAVFDKKARLYKVFRNLGIVFLGNLVGALIAAAVLRGASAFKGEQLRVIEYLITKKVSSYWYEILFSSMFSNLIVAGTVWSTLATRGAIGKIFIIFFFIWLFTVTGFHHVIANLIIFAFGWLFADVEYIQYFKTHEEIISWSQQAIDGGIITSDYLESRIIDFTKASKPTFESMSFGYKDSLYNIININSSHKLPAYSFDWTLKAFFVNALPALVGNWFSGAIVLPVSYWAVVKFKVDKYGTIDSEIIMENEIKEVIQNTHVDDIHEAEKIAYINLKQKQREEIKKELKKELWFDKIISKIKNKNKK; encoded by the coding sequence ATGCACGATTATAAAAGTAACTTTACTAATGCTTTAGATTATGGCTATCAAAAAACAAAACTAATTTGATGAAAAATATTTTTAATGGGTATGTTAGCTTCAATTTATGTTGCAATAGCTTATGTAGCATATATTTATATTTTATCTTGATATGGTAATGATGAACTATTAAGAACAGGAGAATTTCATTTAACAGGTAGTGCTCTTTTTGTTGCGTCTTTAATTTTCCCTGTGGGGTTAATGATGATAACTATTCTAGGAGGTTCATTATTTACCTCTGATACTTTAGCAATGCTTGCTGTATTTGATAAAAAAGCTCGTTTATATAAAGTTTTTAGAAATCTAGGAATAGTTTTTTTAGGAAACTTAGTAGGAGCATTAATAGCTGCTGCGGTTTTAAGAGGAGCTAGTGCTTTTAAGGGAGAACAATTAAGAGTTATTGAATATTTAATAACTAAAAAAGTTTCTAGTTATTGATATGAAATTTTATTTTCTTCAATGTTTTCTAATTTAATTGTAGCGGGAACTGTTTGATCAACACTAGCAACAAGAGGCGCTATTGGGAAAATTTTTATAATTTTCTTTTTCATTTGATTATTTACTGTAACAGGATTCCATCATGTTATAGCTAATTTAATAATTTTTGCCTTTGGTTGATTATTTGCAGATGTAGAATATATTCAATATTTTAAAACACATGAAGAAATAATTTCTTGATCACAACAAGCAATTGATGGAGGAATTATAACTTCAGATTATTTAGAATCAAGAATTATAGATTTTACTAAAGCATCTAAACCTACATTTGAAAGTATGTCATTCGGATATAAAGATTCTTTATATAATATTATTAACATCAATTCATCACATAAATTACCTGCTTACTCATTTGATTGAACATTGAAAGCATTTTTTGTTAATGCATTACCTGCTTTAGTGGGTAATTGATTTTCTGGCGCTATAGTTCTGCCTGTATCTTATTGAGCTGTTGTTAAATTTAAAGTAGATAAATACGGAACTATTGATTCTGAAATAATAATGGAAAATGAAATAAAAGAAGTAATTCAAAATACACATGTAGATGATATACATGAAGCAGAAAAAATAGCATATATAAACCTAAAACAAAAACAAAGAGAAGAAATTAAAAAAGAACTTAAAAAAGAATTATGATTCGATAAAATAATTAGTAAAATTAAAAATAAAAATAAAAAATAA
- the hrcA gene encoding heat-inducible transcriptional repressor HrcA, with protein MDHNSAKKKSYLKHIIESYIENGEPIGSEALKEKYNLQVSSSTIRSIMAELEKDGFLEKSHVSSGRIPTLKAYEYYASYLVDTTDNDLEAKMNDIFAKRRISIDKTIEEAAKLISEVAGITVVTSDLRSAEKLRSIQFTIIDNYSGVIVLVTSLGRVENKIVSFSNEVEKEDIKVAIRIFKERLINVALNEIQKIVEILVPILAKEIKNLDNVLKTFMQNIFNFKTNYESKIYNKNNLILSREISREKLSQILDLIEKKSIWETIENKLDEDKNIKIKIESDEAVFISKKVENQNISKEISVVGATTRLDYSKVLSALDLLEKFLKQEK; from the coding sequence ATGGATCATAATAGCGCCAAAAAGAAATCTTATTTAAAGCACATAATTGAAAGTTATATTGAAAATGGAGAACCTATTGGTTCTGAAGCGTTAAAGGAAAAATATAATTTACAAGTCTCTTCTTCTACTATTAGAAGCATAATGGCAGAGCTAGAAAAAGACGGTTTTTTAGAAAAATCGCACGTTTCTAGTGGAAGAATTCCTACTTTAAAAGCATATGAGTATTATGCAAGTTATTTAGTAGATACAACCGACAATGATCTAGAAGCAAAAATGAATGACATTTTCGCTAAAAGAAGAATTTCTATTGATAAAACAATAGAAGAAGCAGCTAAATTAATTTCAGAAGTTGCTGGAATTACGGTAGTTACATCAGATTTAAGAAGTGCAGAAAAATTAAGATCAATTCAATTCACTATAATAGATAATTATTCTGGTGTAATTGTATTAGTTACTTCTTTAGGTAGAGTAGAAAATAAAATAGTTTCTTTTTCTAATGAGGTAGAAAAAGAAGATATTAAAGTAGCGATAAGAATTTTTAAAGAAAGATTAATTAATGTTGCGTTAAACGAAATCCAAAAAATAGTAGAAATTTTAGTTCCGATTTTAGCAAAAGAAATAAAAAATTTAGATAATGTTTTAAAAACATTTATGCAAAATATTTTTAATTTTAAAACCAACTATGAATCAAAAATATATAATAAAAATAATTTGATTTTATCTAGAGAAATATCAAGAGAAAAACTTAGTCAAATTTTAGATTTAATTGAAAAAAAATCTATTTGAGAAACTATTGAAAATAAATTAGATGAAGATAAAAATATAAAAATAAAAATAGAGTCGGATGAAGCTGTTTTTATTTCTAAAAAAGTTGAAAATCAAAATATTAGCAAAGAAATAAGTGTAGTTGGAGCAACAACTAGACTAGATTATTCAAAAGTTTTAAGTGCTTTAGATCTATTGGAAAAATTTCTTAAACAAGAAAAATAG